The following proteins are co-located in the Pseudomonas fluorescens genome:
- the tauD gene encoding taurine dioxygenase, which produces MSSLTVTPLSTALGAQISGVDITQPLSPGQRNAIEQALLTHSVLFFRGQAITPQQQARFAAHFGDLHIHPIYPNVPEQPEVLILDTAVTDVRDNAVWHTDVTFLPTPALGAVLSAKRLPAFGGDTLWASGIAAYEALSAPLKRLLDGLTATHDFTKSFPLERFGNTAEDFARWEETRKKNPPLSHPVVRTHPVSGRKSLFVSDGFTTRINELEPAESEAMLKLLFAHATRPEFTIRWRWQENDVAFWDNRVTQHYAVDDYRPQRRVMHRATILGDVPF; this is translated from the coding sequence ATGAGCAGCCTGACCGTTACGCCATTAAGCACCGCCCTGGGCGCCCAGATCAGCGGCGTCGATATCACCCAGCCGCTGAGCCCGGGACAACGCAACGCCATCGAACAGGCGTTGCTTACCCACTCGGTGCTGTTCTTCCGCGGCCAAGCCATCACGCCGCAGCAACAGGCACGCTTTGCGGCCCATTTTGGTGACCTGCATATTCACCCGATCTACCCCAACGTGCCGGAACAGCCGGAAGTGCTGATCCTCGACACCGCGGTGACCGATGTGCGTGATAACGCGGTGTGGCACACCGACGTGACCTTCCTGCCGACGCCTGCACTCGGTGCAGTGCTCAGCGCCAAGCGGCTGCCGGCGTTCGGCGGCGACACGTTATGGGCCAGCGGCATTGCGGCGTACGAGGCGTTGTCGGCGCCGCTCAAGCGCCTGCTCGATGGCCTGACGGCGACTCACGATTTCACTAAATCCTTCCCGCTGGAGCGTTTTGGTAATACGGCCGAAGACTTCGCGCGTTGGGAAGAAACCCGCAAGAAGAACCCGCCTCTGTCGCACCCGGTGGTGCGTACACACCCGGTGAGCGGGCGTAAGTCGCTGTTTGTCAGTGATGGCTTCACCACCAGAATCAACGAGCTGGAGCCGGCTGAAAGCGAGGCAATGTTGAAACTGCTGTTCGCCCACGCAACACGGCCGGAATTCACCATTCGCTGGCGCTGGCAGGAGAATGACGTGGCGTTCTGGGATAACCGCGTGACCCAGCATTACGCGGTGGATGACTACCGGCCGCAGCGGCGGGTGATGCATCGCGCCACGATTCTGGGCGACGTGCCCTTCTAA
- the tauC gene encoding taurine ABC transporter permease TauC, with amino-acid sequence MSSYELPATAAKPVALAPTPLRRRLSTRWISGLTLVALLAIWWAVTATGLIEPLFLPPPSAVLQKGWLLATTGYMDATLWQHLGASLSRIGLGLGFAVLTAVPVGIAIGANRIARGILDPLIEFYRPIPPLAYLPLIVIWCGIGELSKVLLIYLAIFAPIAIATATGVRTVDPAKLRAAQSLGASRAQLIRHVILPSALPDILTGVRIGLGVGWSTLVAAELIAATSGLGFMVQSAAQFLVTDVVVLGILVIALIAFAMEMGLRALQRKWVPWHGQAH; translated from the coding sequence ATGAGCAGCTATGAACTCCCCGCCACGGCTGCCAAGCCCGTGGCTCTCGCGCCTACCCCGCTACGCCGCAGGCTGAGCACACGTTGGATCAGCGGGCTGACGCTGGTCGCCTTGCTGGCGATCTGGTGGGCCGTGACCGCGACCGGTTTGATCGAGCCCTTGTTCCTGCCGCCACCGTCTGCCGTGTTGCAAAAAGGCTGGCTGCTGGCGACCACGGGCTACATGGACGCCACCTTGTGGCAGCACCTGGGTGCGAGCTTGAGCCGTATCGGCCTGGGCTTGGGCTTTGCAGTGTTGACTGCCGTGCCGGTCGGCATTGCCATCGGCGCCAACCGTATTGCCCGCGGCATTCTCGACCCGCTGATCGAGTTCTACCGGCCGATTCCGCCGTTGGCCTACCTGCCGTTGATTGTGATCTGGTGCGGCATCGGCGAACTGTCCAAGGTGCTGCTGATTTACCTGGCGATTTTCGCGCCCATCGCCATCGCCACCGCGACCGGCGTACGCACGGTCGACCCGGCCAAGCTGCGTGCCGCGCAGTCTTTGGGTGCGAGCCGTGCCCAGTTGATTCGCCATGTGATCCTGCCGAGCGCCCTGCCCGACATCCTCACCGGTGTGCGCATCGGCCTGGGTGTGGGTTGGTCGACGCTGGTCGCCGCCGAGTTGATCGCCGCCACCAGCGGCCTGGGCTTTATGGTGCAGTCGGCAGCGCAGTTCCTGGTCACTGACGTGGTGGTGCTGGGGATTCTGGTAATCGCCCTGATCGCCTTCGCCATGGAAATGGGCCTGCGTGCCCTGCAACGCAAATGGGTGCCTTGGCATGGCCAGGCACACTAA
- the tauB gene encoding taurine ABC transporter ATP-binding subunit, whose amino-acid sequence MALLQLERISAQYPGATEPVLSDISLDLGPQQLLVALGPSGSGKTSLLNLIAGFVEPSAGRITLDGVPVKGPSAERGVVFQDDALLPWQDVLANVGFGLELAGVPKAQREVRAREMLALVDLAGFDSRRIWQLSGGQKQRVGLARALAADPRVLLMDEPFGALDAFTREQMQELLLQVWRRTAKPVFLITHDIEEAVFLATDLILLAPNPGQIVERLHLDFGQRYAAGESARAIKSDPRFIETREHVLGKVFSQRQVCA is encoded by the coding sequence ATGGCCTTGCTACAACTGGAGCGCATCAGCGCACAGTACCCAGGCGCCACAGAACCGGTACTGTCTGACATTTCACTCGACCTGGGGCCCCAGCAATTGCTGGTGGCTCTCGGGCCGTCCGGCAGTGGCAAGACCTCGCTGTTGAACCTGATTGCCGGTTTCGTCGAGCCCTCTGCCGGGCGCATCACCCTCGATGGCGTGCCCGTCAAAGGCCCCAGTGCCGAACGTGGCGTGGTGTTCCAGGACGACGCCCTGCTGCCCTGGCAAGACGTGCTGGCCAACGTCGGCTTCGGCCTCGAACTGGCCGGCGTACCCAAGGCGCAACGTGAAGTGCGCGCCCGGGAAATGCTCGCCCTGGTCGACCTGGCCGGTTTCGACAGCCGCCGCATCTGGCAACTCTCCGGTGGCCAGAAGCAGCGTGTGGGCCTGGCCCGTGCCCTGGCGGCCGACCCTCGCGTGTTGCTGATGGATGAACCCTTCGGCGCGCTGGATGCCTTCACGCGCGAACAGATGCAGGAGTTGCTGCTGCAAGTCTGGCGGCGCACGGCCAAACCGGTATTCCTGATTACTCACGACATCGAAGAAGCGGTCTTTCTCGCCACCGATTTGATCCTGTTGGCGCCCAACCCGGGCCAGATCGTCGAACGCCTGCACCTGGACTTCGGCCAACGCTACGCCGCCGGTGAATCGGCCCGGGCGATCAAGTCCGACCCACGCTTTATCGAAACCCGTGAGCACGTGCTGGGCAAGGTGTTCTCCCAACGGCAGGTGTGCGCATGA
- the tauA gene encoding taurine ABC transporter substrate-binding protein — MKLHVPLRLLAALSLAGASLFAQAADVTIAYQTTVDPAKVAQADGAYEKATHAKIDWRKFDNGADIIAAIASGDVQIGYLGSSPLTAAVTRKVPVETFLIATQIGGAEALVARNGSGINSPQDLVGKKIAVPFVSTGHYSLLAALKHWNIDPSKVTILNLAPPAIIAAWKRGDIDATYVWDPALGVAKENGKVLITSGELAKFGAPTFDAWIVRKDFAEKHPEIVSAFANVTLDAYAAYRKDPQAWLADQSNVDKLVKLSGAKASDIPLLLQGNVYPLAADQVTLLGAPTTKAVTDTAAFLKEQGKVDAVLPDYAPYISAQFITH, encoded by the coding sequence TTGAAACTGCATGTCCCTCTCCGCCTCCTGGCGGCGTTGTCCCTGGCCGGTGCCAGCCTGTTCGCCCAGGCGGCGGATGTGACCATCGCTTACCAGACCACCGTGGACCCGGCCAAAGTCGCCCAGGCCGATGGCGCGTATGAAAAAGCCACCCACGCCAAGATCGACTGGCGCAAATTCGACAATGGCGCCGACATCATCGCCGCCATCGCCTCCGGCGACGTGCAGATCGGCTACCTCGGTTCCAGCCCGCTGACCGCTGCCGTCACCCGCAAAGTACCGGTGGAAACCTTCCTCATCGCCACCCAGATCGGTGGCGCCGAAGCCCTGGTGGCGCGCAATGGTTCGGGGATCAATAGCCCGCAGGACCTGGTCGGCAAAAAAATCGCCGTGCCGTTCGTATCCACCGGCCACTACAGCCTGTTGGCCGCGCTCAAGCACTGGAACATCGACCCGTCGAAAGTCACCATCCTCAACCTCGCGCCACCGGCGATCATCGCCGCCTGGAAGCGCGGTGATATCGATGCGACCTACGTTTGGGACCCCGCCCTGGGTGTGGCCAAGGAAAACGGCAAGGTACTGATCACTTCCGGCGAACTGGCCAAGTTCGGCGCGCCGACTTTCGATGCGTGGATCGTGCGTAAAGACTTCGCCGAAAAACACCCGGAAATCGTCAGCGCCTTCGCCAACGTCACGCTGGATGCCTACGCCGCGTACCGCAAAGACCCACAAGCCTGGCTCGCCGACCAAAGCAACGTCGACAAACTGGTGAAGCTCTCCGGCGCCAAGGCCAGCGATATCCCACTGCTGCTGCAAGGCAATGTTTACCCACTGGCCGCTGACCAAGTGACGCTGCTGGGCGCACCGACCACCAAAGCCGTGACGGATACCGCCGCGTTCCTCAAGGAACAAGGCAAGGTCGACGCCGTGCTGCCGGACTACGCGCCTTACATCAGCGCCCAGTTCATCACCCACTGA
- the gshA gene encoding glutamate--cysteine ligase, producing the protein MSELLNRRLALLGKREHLSLLEQCLHGIERECLRVTDEGRLAQTPHPEALGAALTNELITTDYSESLLEFITPALPNPADTLSSLDKIHRFAYSKLGNEYLWSPSMPCPLPAEEDIPIAYYGTSNIGQLKYVYRKGLALRYGKTMQCIAGIHYNFSLPEQLWPLLKETEGFVGTDRDYQSTAYIALIRNFRRYSWLLMYLFGASPALDAGFLRGRSHQLEVLDADTLYLPYATSLRMSDLGYQSNAQAGLTPCYNDLSSYTDSLREAVATPYAPYVEVGTHKDGEWVQLNTNILQIENEYYSNIRPKRVTYTGERPIQALMARGIQYIEVRCLDINPFLPMGIDLPESRFLDAFLLYCALNDSPLFANNECGNATSNFLSVVKEGRRPGLQLQRDGQPVDMKEWATELLEQIAPLAALLDESHGIQEHSQALDAQLAKVKDPSLTPSAQVLAAMAERKESFAQFSLHQSEVHAEHFRKEPLPAAEQARFEELARTSLAQQAELEQNEVGDFDVFVGSYQASILAISN; encoded by the coding sequence TTGAGCGAACTTCTCAACCGCCGCCTGGCCTTGCTCGGCAAGCGCGAACACCTCTCCCTGCTAGAGCAGTGCTTGCACGGCATCGAGCGCGAATGCCTGCGCGTCACAGATGAGGGTCGCCTGGCACAAACGCCGCACCCTGAAGCCCTGGGCGCTGCGTTGACCAACGAATTGATCACCACCGACTACTCGGAGTCGCTGCTGGAGTTCATCACTCCCGCCCTGCCCAACCCGGCCGATACCCTGAGCAGCCTGGACAAGATCCATCGTTTTGCCTACAGCAAACTCGGCAACGAGTACCTGTGGAGCCCTTCGATGCCGTGCCCGTTGCCGGCCGAGGAAGATATTCCGATTGCCTACTACGGCACCTCGAATATCGGCCAGCTCAAGTACGTGTACCGCAAGGGCCTGGCCCTGCGCTACGGCAAGACCATGCAGTGCATCGCCGGCATCCACTACAACTTCTCGCTGCCGGAACAGTTGTGGCCGTTGCTCAAGGAAACCGAAGGTTTCGTCGGCACCGACCGCGACTACCAGTCCACCGCCTATATCGCGCTGATCCGTAACTTCCGTCGCTACAGCTGGCTGTTGATGTACCTGTTTGGTGCCTCACCGGCGCTGGACGCCGGCTTCCTGCGCGGTCGCTCGCACCAGTTGGAAGTGTTGGACGCCGACACGCTGTACCTGCCCTACGCCACCAGCCTGCGCATGAGCGACCTGGGTTACCAGAGCAACGCTCAGGCGGGCCTGACGCCGTGCTACAACGATCTGAGCAGCTACACCGACAGCCTGCGTGAAGCAGTGGCAACGCCCTACGCACCTTACGTCGAAGTCGGCACCCATAAGGATGGTGAGTGGGTTCAGCTCAACACCAACATCCTGCAGATCGAAAACGAGTACTACTCCAACATTCGCCCCAAGCGCGTCACCTACACCGGCGAACGGCCGATCCAGGCACTGATGGCCCGTGGCATTCAGTACATCGAAGTGCGTTGCCTGGACATCAACCCGTTCCTGCCGATGGGTATCGACCTGCCGGAGTCGCGTTTCCTCGACGCGTTCCTGCTGTACTGCGCGTTGAACGACAGCCCGCTGTTCGCCAACAACGAGTGCGGTAATGCCACCTCCAACTTCCTCAGTGTGGTCAAGGAAGGTCGCCGCCCAGGCCTGCAGTTGCAGCGTGACGGCCAGCCCGTGGACATGAAGGAATGGGCCACGGAGCTGCTGGAGCAGATTGCGCCGTTGGCCGCGTTGCTTGACGAGAGCCACGGTATCCAGGAACACAGCCAGGCACTGGACGCTCAATTGGCGAAGGTCAAAGACCCTTCTCTGACGCCCTCGGCCCAAGTGCTGGCGGCGATGGCCGAGCGCAAAGAGAGCTTTGCGCAGTTCTCCCTGCACCAAAGCGAGGTGCATGCCGAGCATTTCCGTAAAGAGCCGCTGCCGGCAGCCGAGCAGGCGCGCTTTGAAGAACTGGCGCGCACGTCGCTGGCGCAACAGGCGGAGCTGGAGCAGAACGAAGTGGGCGATTTTGATGTGTTTGTCGGCTCGTACCAGGCGAGCATTCTGGCGATCAGCAACTAA
- a CDS encoding PaaI family thioesterase translates to MEIPAGLTQSAFSELIGCHLQRLEEGVAEVALTLEPHLRNRAGKLHGGAIFSLVDITMGLACSSSHGFDQQSATIECKINYIRAVSDGDVVCTSRVIHAGRRTLVVEADVYQDDKLVAKAQGTFAVL, encoded by the coding sequence ATGGAAATTCCAGCCGGTTTGACCCAGAGCGCCTTCAGTGAGCTGATCGGCTGCCACCTGCAACGCCTTGAAGAAGGCGTTGCCGAGGTGGCCCTGACCCTGGAGCCGCACCTGCGCAACCGCGCGGGCAAGCTCCATGGCGGGGCGATTTTCAGTTTGGTCGATATCACCATGGGGCTGGCCTGCTCCAGTTCCCATGGTTTCGATCAGCAGAGTGCAACCATCGAATGCAAAATCAACTACATCCGCGCCGTGTCTGACGGCGACGTGGTGTGCACCAGCCGGGTGATTCACGCCGGTCGACGCACGTTGGTGGTCGAGGCGGATGTGTACCAGGACGACAAACTGGTCGCAAAAGCACAAGGCACCTTCGCTGTCCTATAG